The Temnothorax longispinosus isolate EJ_2023e chromosome 7, Tlon_JGU_v1, whole genome shotgun sequence genome contains a region encoding:
- the LOC139815731 gene encoding monocarboxylate transporter 14 gives MFSRNDVVLRGIQMECENGCTNDGNNDGCKHDNNNDQNRSEGSVASVASVGREDPYVKRSQSNHCQPHRAPLVGWRDGSPTICSSSPRQSVDLNVDDVSSPSKTCNVREISLDSTDATERPIEPMPMERSGASKLIKTQEILIREGYGRPESVAGTRLNRRIKDSIDSLSISEREDSSSFIARGTEREKPKVPDGGWGWVVVLASLVISMVADGVSFSFGLLYIEFLHEFGASKSKTAWIGSLFMAVPLLSGPIMSALVDRYGCRNMTIIGGLVSGLGFILSIFSNTIEVMYLTFGVIAGLGLGLCYVTAVVSIAFWFDKKRTLAVGLGACGTGIGTFVYAPMTAYFIKEYGWRGACLLLAGTFFNMIIAGTVMRDPEWWILEQRKQDQAPLKKSHGRSDGSSLDEFPGIEELRKLLRSDQAPEYFLQDLSTSTEAVDGVKRQTTSVVNLPTFVKRSEKVPLEVLELLMTNSRLYTVILENYPSLLLCRSLSDKQLQDSTGEICNKSGVTMSMRLKRATESKTITEQRKDSTSVHVPTKLGCARKMSKKEIEETNPLLAKEVTHMVAPFEKRKSASKRYVEPQANVIRTDSIPWLRRQFSTNTHYFKDIRVHRNSVMYRGAALNLHKYRLRASSCPDIYRNSMTTLAKENEQKWYAELVDLLKSMLDFSMFVELHFLLMSLSTMLLFTWFIVPYFYLAEHLTRNGYAESDAANLLSIIGITNTIGMVVLGWAGDQPWMNVSKTYTWCLMACGVATILMSVFTHHYVFLSISAAAFGLFFASTFSFTPVILVELIPLERFTTAYGLSLLCQGIGNLLGPPLAGWFFDVTGSWELSFLMAGGWIIVSGIFVGIIPYTRNRKIFGSGPIEMERTNDDDCLA, from the exons ATGTTTAGCAGGAACGATGTCGTCCTGCGAGGAATTCAGATGGAATGCGAGAACGGTTGCACAAATGATGGAAATAATGACGGTTGCAAGCACGATAACAATAACGATCAAAATCGTTCCGAGGGAAGCGTCGCAAGCGTTGCAAGCGTCGGAAGGGAAGATCCGTATGTAAAGAGGAGCCAGAGCAACCACTGTCAACCGCATAGAGCTCCCTTGGTTGGCTGGCGAGACGGGAGTCCTACGATTTGTTCGAGTTCCCCTCGGCAAAGCGTCGATTTGAACGTCGACGACGTCAGCTCGCCCTCGAAAACTTGTAATGTACGCGAAATCAGTTTGGATTCGACCGATGCGACGGAGAGACCGATCGAGCCGATGCCGATGGAACGAAGCGGTGCTTCGAAGCTCATCAAGACTCAAGAGATACTGATTCGCGAGGGATACGGTCGCCCCGAGTCGGTCGCCGGGACAAGGCTGAATCGGCGAATCAAGGACTCCATCGACTCCTTGAGCATCTCGGAGCGAGAGGATTCGTCGAGTTTCATCGCGAGAGGGACAGAACGCGAGAAACCGAAAGTGCCCGACGGCGGTTGGGGCTGGGTGGTCGTTCTGGCCTCCCTGGTCATCTCCATGGTGGCCGACGGGGTCTCCTTCAGCTTTGGCCTGCTCTACATCGAGTTCCTTCACGAATTTGGCGCTTCAAAGTCCAAGACCGCCTGGATCGGCTCGCTCTTCATGGCCGTACCTCTTCTATCCGGACCGATCATGTCCGCTCTTGTCGACCGTTACGGATGCAGGAATATGACCATCATCGGCGGCCTGGTGTCAGGGCTGGGCTTTATCCTGAGTATCTTCAGTAATACCATCGAAGTAATGTACTTAACTTTCGGCGTGATCGCGGGCCTCGGTCTAGGCTTATGCTACGTCACCGCGGTTGTGAGCATCGCCTTCTGGTTCGACAAGAAGCGTACCCTAGCTGTAGGTCTCGGAGCGTGCGGCACCGGGATCGGTACGTTTGTCTACGCTCCGATGACAGCGTACTTCATCAAGGAGTACGGCTGGCGAGGCGCTTGCTTGCTCCTAGCCGGCACTTTCTTCAACATGATCATCGCGGGTACCGTTATGAGAGATCCGGAATGGTGGATTCTGGAGCAACGCAAGCAAGACCAAGCTCCGCTGAAGAAGTCACACGGTCGTTCGGACGGAAGTTCGTTGGATGAGTTTCCAGGCATCGAAGAGCTCAGAAAGCTGCTCAGAAGCGACCAGGCGcctgaatattttttacaagatcTAAGTACGAGCACCGAAGCGGTCGACGGGGTGAAGAGGCAGACAACGAGTGTAGTTAATCTGCCAACTTTTGTAAAGCGGAGCGAAAAg GTGCCTTTGGAAGTATTGGAGTTATTAATGACCAATTCTAGGCTGTACACTGTCATTCTGGAAAATTATCCCAGCCTCCTATTATGTAGAAGTTTGTCCGATAAGCAGCTGCAAGATTCGACGGGGGAGATTTGTAATAAAAGCGGCGTCACTATGTCAATGAG gcTTAAACGAGCTACGGAATCGAAAACGATCACCgaacaaagaaaagattccACCTCCGTTCACGTCCCGACGAAACTCGGTTGCGCCAGAAAAATGTCCAAGAAGGAGATAGAGGAAACTAATCCCTTGTTAGCGAAGGAAGTCACACATATG GTCGCACCgttcgaaaaaagaaaatccgCGTCTAAACGCTACGTCGAGCCACAAGCTAATGTCATCAGGACGGACTCCATACCTTGGCTTAGGCGACAGTTTAGCACCAATACCCATTATTTCAAAGATATCAGAGTGCACAGAAATTCGGTCATGTATCGCGGCGCTGCTCTAAATCTGCACAAATACAGATTGAGAGCGAGCAGTTGTCCCGATATCTACAGAAATAGTATGACCACGTTGGCTAAGGAGAACGAACAG AAATGGTACGCCGAGCTGGTAGATTTATTAAAGAGTATGTTGGATTTCTCGATGTTTGTCGAATTGCATTTCCTGCTGATGTCACTGTCGACGATGTTGCTATTCACATGGTTCATCGTACCGTACTTTTACCTGGCGGAGCATCTAACTAGAAACGGTTACGCCGAGTCCGATGCCGCTAATCTTCTCAGTATCATCGGTATAACCAATACTATCGGAATG GTTGTTCTAGGCTGGGCTGGCGATCAACCCTGGATGAATGTCAGTAAAACGTATACTTGGTGCCTGATGGCCTGTGGAGTGGCTACCATATTGATGTCCGTATTCACTCACCACTACGTGTTTCTATCTATAAGTGCGGCAGCTTTCGGTCTTTTCTTTGCCAGTACTTTCAGTTTCACTCCCGTTATATTAGTAGAACTGATTCCTCTGGAAAGATTCACTACCGCTTATGGTCTTAGCTTATTGTGTCAAGGAATCGGGAATCTTTTGGGACCTCCGTTGGCTGGATGGTTCTTCGATGTGACAGGTTCTTGGGAGCTTTCTTTCCTTATGGCCGGTGGTTGGATCATTGTCTCTGGAATCTTTGTGGGTATTATACCATATACGAGAAACCGTAAGATTTTCGGTAGTGGGCCAATCGAGATGGAACGAACGAATGACGATGATTGTTTGGCATAG
- the LOC139815728 gene encoding monocarboxylate transporter 9 codes for MAEWTKFNDAGDKQIRLDERNSTNDTTSVRRSYTETSDDEIINESSHMANDQSNSDCDDNREETIVVDSSSVRRGSEYVNGFRNNSLSESMENAREEEEVRFVEKDSRDERTEQSGSRIRREARRELKEASQNLQGSPKRPNSLYKEDASSPQKLKGVFNERGTIFGSPTRILSSKSHSSTEKSTEKLVNGKSPKEDKQQHHVQFNKESSHQKQQLRHAPEERPHPSPSISTSTTSSSEDNSSLGQLCEARPPDGGWGWVVVAASFMVNLIADGITFSFGVIYVEFLNYFGEGKSKTAWIGSLFMAMPLLSGPVASFLTDRYGCRKVTVAGSILATAGFVVSSYANSMEVLIFTFGIVAGFGLSLCFVAAVVIVAYYFDKKRSFATGLSVCGSGIGTFIFAPVTQYLLAEYGWRGTTLILAGLFSNLAVCGCLMRDLEWTTTRAKAKTQERKKNREKKRSKIQSSSADSFSATSSANTTTQTPHGDSKRGFASANAMIIENLRSQDGGDEESGEKLFSSLVNLPTFVKNGERVPLEVLELLSTNKTIYNVLLQNYPSLLISSRSFSDSGALHDQLSTPSARFISTPSPLAELRATTESKDKDKGTDDRILHDEQQKQQQQQQQQQQRQQQQQQQQQQQHQSVEPAYLWWLRKIDSDTPLRRSSTLEQPRRLPTAYLKDIRMHRHSLTYRGAMLNINRYRLRASSCPDIYRNSMTTIAKTKLVWYAGLWEFWDLIVDMLDFSYFADLRFLLFAVSNFLLHTWYDVPYVYLTDNAIEVGFSETDASILISVIGIANMSGEIFLGWAGDRAWVNASIVYAVCMALCGTVTALIPIVVSDYYTLCAVSGAFGLFIAANYSLTSIILVELITLERFTNAYGLLLLVQGIANLMGPPLAGWLYDITGTYDLSFYLAGLFIALSGVLLLVMPLIGLYRKCRNESRGVTTDKDFDAINCV; via the exons ATGGCCGAGTGGACCAAGTTTAACGATGCAGGAGACAAGCAGATTCGACTCGACGAACGAAACTCGACGAATGATACGACGAGCGTAAGGCGATCGTATACCGAAACGAGCGACGATGAGATTATCAACGAAAGTTCACATATGGCAAACGATCAAAGCAATAGCGATTGTGATGATAATCGCGAGGAGACGATCGTCGTAGACTCGAGTTCGGTTCGGAGGGGATCGGAGTACGTCAATGGCTTCCGAAACAATTCATTGTCAGAGTCAATGGAAAATGCgcgagaggaagaagaggtgAGATTCGTGGAAAAGGATTCGAGGGACGAACGAACGGAGCAATCGGGCTCGAGGATACGTCGGGAAGCTCGTCGAGAGTTGAAAGAAGCTTCGCAAAATTTGCAAGGTTCGCCAAAGCGACCCAACAGCCTCTACAAAGAGGACGCGTCTAGTCCGCAGAAATTGAAGGGCGTTTTCAATGAGAGGGGTACAATTTTCGGGTCTCCTACCAGGATTCTGTCGTCCAAGAGTCACTCGTCAACCGAGAAGAGTACCGAGAAACTCGTCAACGGCAAGTCTCCTAAGGAGGACAAGCAGCAGCATCACGTGCAATTCAACAAGGAGTCGTCGCATCAAAAGCAACAGCTACGTCACGCCCCCGAGGAAAGGCCGCATCCAAGCCCGTCAATCTCCACGTCTACCACGAGCAGCTCCGAAGACAATTCCAGCTTGGGACAACTTTGCGAGGCCAGGCCTCCCGACGGAGGTTGGGGCTGGGTCGTCGTAGCGGCCTCCTTTATGGTAAACTTGATCGCGGATGGCATTACTTTCTCCTTTGGCGTGATATACGTCGAATTCCTCAATTATTTTGGCGAGGGCAAGTCCAAGACGGCGTGGATCGGCAGTCTCTTCATGGCGATGCCATTGTTATCGGGACCGGTCGCGAGTTTTCTAACCGATCGATACGGATGTAGAAAAGTAACGGTGGCCGGCAGCATTCTGGCAACAGCTGGGTTTGTTGTAAGTTCCTATGCGAACTCTATGGAAGTACTCATCTTCACGTTCGGCATCGTAGCAGGCTTCGGCTTGTCTTTGTGTTTCGTCGCGGCGGTGGTAATCGTGGCGTATTATTTCGACAAGAAGAGATCTTTTGCTACCGGTTTGTCGGTATGCGGTAGCGGAATCGGGACTTTCATCTTCGCGCCCGTCACGCAATATCTCTTGGCGGAGTACGGCTGGAGAGGAACCACGCTGATTCTCGCAGGATTGTTTTCGAATCTCGCTGTATGCGGATGTCTGATGCGAGACCTCGAATGGACTACCACTAGAGCGAAAGCGAAAACtcaagagaggaaaaagaatcGGGAAAAGAAGAGATCTAAGATCCAGAGTTCCAGCGCAGACTCCTTCTCCGCAACCAGCTCCGCCAACACGACTACGCAAACGCCTCACGGTGATTCTAAAAGAGGTTTTGCATCGGCCAATGCGATGATTATCGAGAATCTTCGGTCACAGGATGGCGGCGATGAGGAGAGCGGGGAGAAGTTATTCTCTAGCTTGGTGAATCTGCCTACCTTTGTTAAGAATGGGGAGAGAGTACCTCTGGAGGTGTTGGAACTGCTCAGCACGAACAAGACCATTTACAATGTCCTCCTACAAAACTATCCGAGTCTCTTGATATCGTCGAGGAGTTTCAGCGATTCCGGGGCCCTCCATGATCAACTGAGTACACCCTCGGCCCGATTTATATCCACGCCGAGTCCATTGGCTGAATTGCGAGCAACAACCGAAAGCAAGGACAAGGACAAGGGCACGGACGATCGAATTTTGCACGACGAACAACagaagcagcagcagcagcagcagcaacaacaacaacgacaacaacagcagcagcagcagcagcagcagcagcaccaGTCGGTAGAACCAGCGTATTTATGGTGGCTGAGGAAAATCGATTCCGATACTCCGTTGAGACGATCTAGCACGTTGGAACAACCGAGGAGGCTGCCAACTGCCTACTTGAAGGATATCAGAATGCATAGGCATAGTCTGACTTACAGAGGCGCCATGCTCAACATCAATCGATATCGTTTGAGAGCTTCGAGTTGCCCGGACATTTACAGAAATTCAATGACTACGATCGCCAAAACGAAGCTCGTCTGGTACGCTGGGCTTTGGGAATTTTGGGACTTGATCGTCGATATGCTAGACTTCTCGTACTTTGCCGATCTGAGGTTCCTGCTGTTCGCTGTCAGCAATTTTCTCTTGCACACGTGGTACGATGTGCCTTACGTCTATCTGACGGACAATGCGATCGAAGTTGGATTTAGCGAGACGGACGCGTCTATTCTGATCTCGGTGATCGGGATCGCTAACATGAGCGGCGAG attttTCTGGGTTGGGCCGGCGATAGGGCATGGGTGAACGCGTCTATCGTCTATGCGGTGTGCATGGCGCTCTGCGGTACCGTTACTGCTCTGATACCGATAGTTGTCAGCGATTATTACACTCTATGTGCAGTCTCTGGTGCCTTTGGATTATTCATCGCAGCAAATTACAGTCTCACCAGCATTATCCTTGTCGAACTAATCACCTTGGAGAGATTCACGAATGCTTATGGTCTTTTGTTACTGGTTCAAGGAATCGCCAATCTGATGGGTCCTCCGCTAGCTG gGTGGCTATACGATATCACAGGCACATACGATCTGTCCTTCTACTTGGCGGGATTGTTCATTGCGTTAAGCGGCGTATTGTTATTAGTAATGCCTTTGATCGGTTTGTACCGAAAGTGTCGAAACGAATCTAGGGGGGTAACTACCGACAAGGATTTCGATGCGATAAACTGTGTGTAA